A region from the Oculatellaceae cyanobacterium genome encodes:
- the eno gene encoding phosphopyruvate hydratase translates to MLETAIDTIRAREILDSRGRPTVEAEVYLANGAVGVAQVPSGASTGTFEAHELRDGDNNRYGGKGVLTAVQNIEETIAPELLDVDALNQAGVDHLMIQLDGSENKSNLGANAILAVSLATAKAAADALRLPLYRYLGGPLANLLPVPLMNVINGGAHASNNVDFQEFMIVPVGAASFKEALRWGAEVFASLSKVLDAQGLLTGVGDEGGFAPNLKSNQAALELLVAAIEKAGYKPGEEVALALDVAASEFYKDGQYVYDGSSHSPAEFVDYLASLTSQYPIVSIEDGLHEDDWENWQLLTQKIGSSVQLVGDDLFVTNPIRLRKGIEQAAANAILIKLNQIGSLTETLETIDMGTRNGYRSIISHRSGETEDTTIADLAVATRAGQIKTGSLCRSERVAKYNRLLRIEDELGDRAIYAATVGLGPR, encoded by the coding sequence ATGCTAGAGACTGCTATTGATACGATTCGCGCACGGGAAATCCTCGATTCACGGGGTCGCCCTACTGTAGAAGCTGAGGTTTATCTCGCTAATGGTGCAGTCGGGGTTGCCCAAGTTCCCAGTGGTGCTTCTACAGGAACTTTTGAAGCCCATGAACTGCGGGATGGAGATAATAACCGCTACGGTGGTAAAGGTGTCCTTACGGCTGTGCAGAACATTGAGGAGACAATTGCCCCTGAGTTACTAGATGTAGACGCACTCAACCAAGCTGGAGTTGATCACTTGATGATTCAGCTTGATGGTTCTGAGAATAAATCTAATCTGGGAGCGAATGCGATTTTGGCAGTTTCACTGGCAACGGCAAAAGCTGCTGCTGATGCCCTACGCTTGCCTCTGTACCGCTACTTAGGCGGCCCTCTGGCTAATTTGCTACCAGTACCGTTGATGAATGTAATTAACGGTGGCGCACACGCATCTAACAATGTGGATTTTCAGGAGTTCATGATTGTGCCTGTGGGTGCTGCTTCTTTTAAGGAGGCGCTACGCTGGGGTGCTGAAGTATTTGCTTCACTCAGCAAGGTGTTAGATGCTCAAGGGTTATTAACTGGTGTGGGCGATGAAGGCGGTTTTGCCCCTAATTTAAAGTCAAATCAAGCGGCTTTGGAATTGTTGGTGGCTGCGATTGAAAAAGCTGGCTATAAACCAGGGGAAGAAGTAGCACTGGCTTTAGATGTTGCTGCTAGTGAGTTTTACAAAGATGGTCAATATGTCTATGATGGTTCATCACACTCGCCTGCTGAGTTTGTTGATTATCTCGCTAGTTTGACGAGTCAGTACCCAATTGTCTCAATTGAAGATGGTTTGCACGAAGATGACTGGGAAAACTGGCAATTACTTACTCAAAAGATTGGTTCCAGTGTGCAGTTAGTTGGCGATGATTTGTTTGTTACCAACCCTATCCGCTTGCGTAAAGGTATTGAACAAGCGGCGGCTAACGCGATTTTAATTAAGCTCAATCAAATTGGTTCTTTGACTGAAACACTAGAAACAATTGATATGGGAACCCGCAACGGTTATCGCTCAATTATTAGCCACCGTTCGGGGGAAACTGAAGATACAACGATCGCAGATTTAGCTGTCGCTACTCGTGCTGGTCAAATTAAGACAGGTTCTCTCTGTCGTAGTGAACGTGTTGCCAAATACAACCGCTTGTTGCGAATAGAAGATGAATTAGGCGATCGCGCAATCTATGCTGCTACTGTTGGTTTAGGGCCAAGATAG
- the argC gene encoding N-acetyl-gamma-glutamyl-phosphate reductase, with protein sequence MEDLGRLRVGIIGASGYGGVQLVRLLKDHPQIEVVYLGGESSAGKRFSDIYPHLAHCIDLKIEPIDLDIIAGRCQVVFLSLPNGLACDMTPKLLEKGCKVLDLSADYRFSNLETYSSWYGVERSDQQVAATAVYGLPELYRDRIANAQLVGCPGCYPTASLLALSPLLKQGLIQPESAIIDAKSGTSGGGRQAKTNLLLAEADNSLSAYGVTHHRHTPEIEQICSELAGHEVMLQFTPHLIPMVRGILATVYATLRDPGLVRDDLITIYQAFYRSSPWVKILPSGTYPQTKWAAGTNLCYIGIEVDPRTDRVIVMSAIDNLMKGQAGQAIQCLNLMMGWEETLGLPQLAFYP encoded by the coding sequence ATGGAAGATTTAGGACGCTTGCGGGTAGGAATTATTGGTGCTTCTGGGTATGGTGGCGTACAACTGGTGCGACTCTTGAAAGACCACCCACAAATAGAAGTAGTTTATTTAGGGGGCGAAAGTAGTGCTGGCAAACGTTTTTCAGATATTTACCCCCATCTGGCTCATTGCATTGATTTAAAAATAGAACCAATTGACTTAGATATAATTGCTGGTCGTTGTCAAGTGGTATTTTTGTCTCTGCCTAATGGTTTAGCTTGTGATATGACACCAAAACTGTTAGAGAAGGGATGTAAAGTTTTGGATTTATCTGCTGACTATCGGTTTAGTAATTTAGAAACCTACAGCAGTTGGTACGGAGTTGAACGCAGCGATCAGCAAGTAGCGGCAACAGCAGTTTATGGCTTACCGGAATTGTATCGCGATCGCATTGCTAATGCTCAATTAGTCGGTTGCCCTGGATGTTACCCTACTGCCAGCCTGTTAGCACTCTCACCTTTACTTAAGCAAGGGTTAATTCAACCGGAAAGTGCGATTATTGATGCCAAATCAGGTACATCTGGTGGTGGACGACAAGCTAAAACCAATCTTTTATTAGCAGAAGCAGATAATTCTTTATCCGCTTATGGTGTCACACACCATCGACATACGCCAGAAATTGAGCAAATTTGTAGTGAGTTAGCGGGTCATGAAGTAATGCTCCAGTTTACCCCCCATTTAATTCCAATGGTGCGGGGTATTTTAGCAACTGTCTATGCCACACTTCGCGATCCTGGATTAGTGAGAGATGACTTAATTACAATTTATCAAGCTTTTTATCGATCTTCTCCTTGGGTCAAAATTTTACCGAGTGGTACTTACCCTCAAACTAAGTGGGCTGCTGGCACAAATCTCTGCTATATCGGCATCGAAGTTGATCCACGCACTGACAGAGTAATTGTGATGTCAGCAATTGACAACTTAATGAAAGGTCAAGCAGGTCAAGCTATCCAGTGTCTTAATTTAATGATGGGTTGGGAAGAAACTTTAGGTTTACCACAGTTGGCATTTTATCCGTAG
- the ribBA gene encoding bifunctional 3,4-dihydroxy-2-butanone-4-phosphate synthase/GTP cyclohydrolase II: MVKPTNVVTSTFKFDSIDAALADFKAGRMVVVVDDENRENEGDLICAAQFATPDLINFMAVYARGLICLAMTGDRLDELDLPLMVSNNTDSNQTAFTVSIDASPNLGITTGISAEDRARTIQVSINPATHPQDLRRPGHIFPIRAREGGVLKRAGHTEAAVDLAILSGLYPAGVICEIQNSDGSMARLPQLIDYAQAHNLRIISIADLISYRLKHERFVARETIAELPTQFGQFQIYAYRNSMDNSEHVAIVKGDPAEFTDKTVMVRMHSECLTGDALGSLRCDCRMQLQAALKMIENNGQGVVVYLRQEGRGIGLINKLKAYSLQDMGLDTVEANERLGFPADLRNYGVGAQILNDLGVTKIKLITNNPRKIAGLKGYGLEVVDRLPLLIEATDHNSIYLATKAEKLGHMLLQTYLVTVAIEWNDEPSVTERYERLEKVRHLGNIHHLLLQEEARPVAIALFGKPSLTFHLGFDQSNLAASRWFEQAHHPYLEAIAQILDSLGSWKQIKRLEFLVSTGYDPLTGLQVQIDRETFPVTKLPSSICNNLKTQTIYSFVQD, from the coding sequence GTGGTAAAGCCTACGAACGTCGTAACATCAACTTTTAAATTTGACTCGATTGACGCTGCTCTAGCAGACTTCAAAGCAGGTCGGATGGTGGTCGTGGTCGATGATGAAAACCGCGAAAATGAAGGTGACTTGATTTGTGCCGCACAATTTGCCACGCCTGACTTGATTAATTTCATGGCTGTATATGCGCGTGGGCTAATTTGTTTGGCAATGACAGGCGATCGCTTAGATGAACTCGACCTGCCATTAATGGTAAGCAATAATACTGACAGCAACCAAACGGCATTCACAGTTAGTATTGATGCCTCGCCTAACCTGGGAATTACTACTGGCATTTCAGCAGAAGACCGCGCCCGTACTATCCAAGTATCCATCAATCCAGCGACTCACCCCCAGGATTTACGTCGCCCTGGTCATATCTTCCCGATCCGTGCCAGAGAAGGCGGTGTGTTGAAGCGGGCAGGGCATACGGAAGCCGCAGTAGATTTGGCGATATTATCAGGACTATATCCGGCTGGGGTAATCTGTGAAATTCAAAATTCTGATGGCTCAATGGCTCGATTGCCACAGTTAATTGACTATGCCCAAGCTCACAATTTAAGAATTATCAGTATTGCTGATTTAATTAGTTACCGCCTCAAGCATGAACGGTTTGTCGCTCGTGAAACTATAGCCGAATTGCCTACCCAGTTTGGTCAATTCCAAATCTATGCTTACCGCAACAGCATGGACAATTCTGAACACGTTGCGATTGTTAAGGGTGATCCGGCTGAATTTACCGACAAAACTGTGATGGTGCGGATGCACTCAGAATGCTTAACTGGGGATGCTTTAGGTTCTTTACGCTGCGACTGTAGGATGCAGTTGCAAGCGGCACTAAAAATGATTGAAAACAATGGTCAAGGTGTTGTAGTTTACTTGCGCCAAGAAGGTAGAGGAATTGGCTTAATTAACAAGTTGAAGGCTTATTCTTTGCAGGATATGGGGCTAGATACGGTTGAAGCAAATGAGCGTCTAGGTTTTCCTGCTGATCTGCGTAACTATGGAGTTGGGGCGCAAATTCTCAACGATTTAGGCGTGACCAAAATTAAGCTGATTACAAATAATCCTCGCAAAATTGCTGGCTTGAAGGGTTATGGCTTGGAAGTTGTGGACAGGCTACCATTGTTAATAGAAGCTACTGATCACAACTCTATTTATTTAGCTACAAAGGCAGAAAAATTGGGTCATATGCTATTGCAGACCTATTTAGTTACTGTAGCTATTGAATGGAATGATGAACCTTCAGTAACAGAACGCTATGAACGCTTGGAGAAAGTACGCCATTTAGGAAATATCCATCATCTACTGTTGCAGGAAGAAGCGCGACCTGTGGCGATCGCTTTATTTGGTAAACCTTCTTTAACTTTCCATTTAGGCTTTGATCAATCTAATCTAGCAGCCTCCCGATGGTTTGAGCAGGCGCATCATCCTTATCTAGAAGCGATCGCTCAAATTCTAGATTCTTTAGGAAGTTGGAAGCAAATTAAACGCCTAGAATTTTTAGTTTCTACTGGTTACGATCCTCTTACAGGTTTGCAAGTGCAAATAGATCGTGAAACATTCCCCGTGACAAAACTTCCTTCATCTATTTGTAACAACTTAAAAACTCAAACAATTTACAGTTTTGTTCAGGATTGA
- a CDS encoding tetratricopeptide repeat protein: MKKDNSDIKAQTNFYQKLGVILPTSLWLAISSLGVLIPSVSAQMRPVQVAQVDKTDLFNRGVSKYSTGDYNGAIADLTAAIRLDSTLAEAYYNRGLARRQLGDFTGAIADYTNSIRIDPSYISPYINRGIAYAAQGKYTEAIEDYTAAINLDAKDASAYFNRAVARDGLGDRTGAIKDYTQTISLKPDYITAYLNRGVSRTDLGDYKSAIADFNKVIQLDPKLVSGYENRGIARRFLGDFKGAIADYNQAIQLAPNNASAYYNRGLVSYRQGNKQAAIDDYTQAIRVDSRFARAYGNRGLLRYELGSREAALDDVRTAARLFSKQGETSEYQKAVDLIRKIQQ, encoded by the coding sequence ATGAAAAAAGATAATTCTGACATTAAAGCTCAGACTAATTTTTATCAAAAGCTAGGAGTGATCTTACCTACTAGCTTATGGTTGGCTATTTCTAGTTTGGGCGTCTTGATTCCATCTGTATCTGCACAGATGCGACCAGTTCAAGTTGCTCAAGTAGATAAAACGGATTTATTTAATCGTGGGGTTTCTAAGTATAGTACTGGAGACTACAACGGTGCGATCGCAGATTTAACAGCAGCGATTCGTTTAGATTCGACTCTCGCAGAAGCTTATTACAATCGTGGTTTGGCGCGTCGTCAACTAGGAGATTTCACAGGAGCGATCGCCGATTACACCAACTCAATTCGGATTGATCCTAGTTATATCTCCCCTTATATTAATCGAGGCATTGCCTACGCCGCGCAGGGGAAGTACACAGAAGCAATTGAAGATTACACCGCAGCAATCAATCTTGATGCTAAAGATGCTAGTGCTTACTTTAACCGTGCTGTTGCTCGTGACGGTTTAGGAGATCGAACTGGAGCTATTAAAGATTACACCCAAACAATTAGCCTCAAACCAGACTATATCACTGCCTACTTAAATAGGGGGGTAAGTCGCACAGATTTGGGTGATTATAAGAGTGCGATCGCCGACTTTAACAAAGTAATACAACTTGACCCTAAGCTAGTCTCTGGATACGAAAATCGTGGTATAGCTCGCCGTTTTTTAGGAGATTTCAAGGGAGCGATCGCGGATTATAATCAAGCAATCCAACTAGCACCAAACAACGCCAGCGCCTACTACAACAGAGGACTTGTCAGCTATCGCCAAGGAAATAAACAAGCTGCGATCGACGATTATACTCAAGCAATTCGTGTAGATTCCCGCTTTGCTAGAGCTTATGGTAATAGAGGGTTACTCCGCTACGAATTGGGGAGTCGCGAAGCTGCGCTTGACGATGTACGAACAGCAGCTAGACTATTCTCTAAACAAGGAGAGACATCGGAATACCAAAAAGCCGTAGATTTAATTAGAAAAATTCAGCAGTAG
- a CDS encoding pentapeptide repeat-containing protein, whose product MQLKILSLTTLVVCAWLATPAQAQNPDHVRQLQLTNKCPNCDLTGADFRRANLRNADLRGANLINANLSNANLEGANLITTNLFTANLSNANLNGANLWGANLIQSNLSNANLSNAIFRYANLVGTNLSGVQLNNTDFSIANLFSVNFTALDVSKANFSGANLSGALGLPLSPPLTSPQIPIPNVRGGSPDFQPGSVGRPNQTQPGATRGGSSEFEPSGVGRPDQTQSGGTRLRDTPDIQPK is encoded by the coding sequence ATGCAACTTAAAATTTTATCTCTTACCACTTTAGTAGTTTGTGCATGGTTAGCTACACCAGCACAAGCACAAAACCCTGACCACGTTAGACAATTGCAGCTTACTAATAAATGTCCCAACTGCGATCTAACAGGAGCAGATTTCAGGCGTGCTAATCTCAGGAATGCTGATTTAAGAGGAGCAAACTTAATAAATGCTAACCTTAGCAATGCCAATTTAGAGGGGGCAAATTTAATAACTACAAATTTATTTACCGCCAACCTCAGCAACGCTAATCTCAATGGTGCTAACTTATGGGGAGCTAATCTAATTCAATCTAATTTGAGCAATGCTAATTTAAGTAATGCTATTTTCAGATATGCCAACCTTGTTGGCACTAATCTTTCGGGGGTTCAACTTAATAATACTGACTTCAGTATTGCTAATTTATTCTCAGTTAATTTCACGGCACTTGATGTTAGCAAGGCTAACTTTTCTGGTGCTAACTTATCGGGAGCTTTGGGACTACCCTTATCGCCACCCTTAACTTCTCCTCAAATACCTATACCTAACGTACGTGGTGGCAGTCCAGATTTCCAACCAGGCAGTGTTGGGCGACCTAATCAAACTCAACCAGGAGCAACACGCGGGGGTTCCTCAGAGTTTGAGCCAAGCGGTGTTGGGCGACCCGATCAAACTCAATCAGGAGGAACACGCTTAAGAGATACTCCCGACATTCAACCCAAGTAA
- a CDS encoding glycosyltransferase family 4 protein, whose translation MKILFLHPNFPAQFRHIATVLAQDSNNQVVFGTNRQEGSLPGVFKAVYSPARQVHPETHQYVRFLESAVLQGQGVYRVAQQLKNQGFFPDVVFGHSGWGPTLFIKDVFPKTKLLCYFEWFYHAHGTDADFDPAEPLTADDEARIRIKNAPILLELCSCDRGLSPTYWQRQQFPSEFHNKISVRHDGVDTNFFQPLPGAKLILPEINLNLSHVDELITYVARGMEPYRGFPQFIETVALLQQKRPNCHVVIVGENRVAYGKSLPNGKTYKDAMLEKFPLDLSRVHFTGLLPYNQYLQVIQASSVHVYLTRPFVLSWSMLEALSTGCLVVGSNTHPVTEIIQDGINGLLVDFFDPQQICDRIEEVLDHPNRMADIRTQARKTIVQSYDLNQLLPQHLEWIQSFVHS comes from the coding sequence ATGAAAATTTTATTTTTACATCCTAATTTTCCAGCACAATTTCGTCACATAGCTACAGTTTTAGCGCAAGATTCCAACAATCAGGTAGTCTTTGGTACAAACCGCCAAGAAGGAAGCCTTCCTGGGGTCTTCAAAGCAGTTTATTCACCTGCTCGACAAGTACATCCTGAAACTCATCAATATGTGCGTTTTTTAGAAAGTGCTGTACTGCAAGGACAGGGTGTTTATCGTGTCGCCCAACAACTTAAAAACCAAGGTTTTTTTCCTGATGTTGTATTTGGTCACTCTGGTTGGGGACCAACTTTATTTATTAAAGATGTTTTTCCAAAAACCAAATTATTATGTTATTTTGAGTGGTTTTATCATGCTCATGGAACTGATGCTGACTTTGATCCAGCAGAACCGTTAACGGCAGATGATGAAGCACGAATTCGGATCAAGAATGCTCCAATTTTACTTGAACTTTGTAGTTGCGATCGCGGTCTGAGTCCTACTTATTGGCAACGCCAACAATTTCCATCTGAATTTCACAATAAAATTTCTGTTCGTCACGATGGGGTTGATACAAACTTTTTTCAGCCCTTACCAGGAGCAAAATTAATCTTACCAGAAATTAATTTAAATTTATCCCATGTTGATGAGCTAATTACTTATGTAGCTCGTGGTATGGAACCTTATCGTGGTTTTCCTCAGTTTATTGAAACAGTTGCTCTCTTACAACAAAAACGACCTAATTGCCATGTTGTAATTGTAGGAGAAAATCGCGTTGCTTATGGTAAGTCACTGCCAAATGGCAAAACCTATAAAGATGCAATGTTAGAAAAGTTTCCTCTTGATTTATCCAGAGTCCATTTTACAGGTTTATTACCTTATAACCAGTATCTCCAAGTAATTCAAGCTTCTTCTGTTCATGTATATTTAACTCGTCCTTTTGTCTTGTCTTGGTCAATGTTAGAAGCTTTATCTACAGGATGTTTAGTTGTTGGTTCTAATACACATCCGGTTACGGAGATAATTCAAGATGGAATTAATGGCTTGTTGGTAGATTTTTTTGATCCACAACAGATTTGCGATCGCATTGAAGAAGTACTAGATCACCCTAATCGTATGGCTGATATTCGCACCCAAGCTAGAAAAACAATTGTGCAATCTTACGATCTTAATCAACTTTTACCACAGCATTTAGAGTGGATACAATCGTTTGTACACTCATAA